One stretch of Streptomyces sp. R21 DNA includes these proteins:
- a CDS encoding sugar ABC transporter ATP-binding protein, with product MADTATAPATGPGTPAPVAEATGISKRFGATVALRDARITVAPGESHALVGRNGAGKSTLVSILTGLQQPDTGTLRFSGEPAPAVGDIDAWRSRVACVYQRSTIIGDLTVAENLFLNRQSAGAVQPIRWKQLRRRAEELLGEYGVAVDPAARAKALTVEQRQFVEIARALSFGARFIILDEPTAKLDARGIDRLFEKLRDLQRQGVAFLFISHHLQEVYDLCTTVTVYRDASHILTAPVAELGHQALVEAMTGESAAKVTATAGGPPAARSDSRELLTIDGLTLPGVCEDLSLSVRAGEVVGLAGATASGNVQVGEAIAGLHRTKTGRISVGGKTVRTGSVPSALTAGVGLVPEDRHLQGLVNNRSVAENATLTVTDQLGPFGTVLPARTKAFAERMIQDLDIKTPGAATPVSALSGGNQQKVVIARALATDPQVLVAIRPTNGVDVKSKEFLLGRIRQVADGGKAALVVSDELDDLKVCDRVVVMFHGRVVAEFDRGWQDDHLVAAIEGVSGDAPPATTFPVSAVPASSGADEHGR from the coding sequence ATGGCGGACACCGCGACCGCCCCGGCGACCGGCCCCGGCACCCCGGCCCCGGTGGCCGAGGCGACCGGCATCAGCAAACGGTTCGGCGCGACCGTCGCACTGCGCGACGCCCGTATCACCGTCGCCCCGGGCGAGTCGCACGCCCTGGTCGGCCGCAACGGCGCCGGCAAGTCGACGCTCGTTTCCATCCTCACCGGCCTCCAGCAGCCCGACACCGGAACCCTGCGCTTCTCGGGCGAGCCGGCGCCCGCCGTCGGCGACATCGACGCCTGGCGCTCCCGCGTCGCCTGTGTCTACCAGCGCTCCACCATCATCGGTGACCTGACCGTCGCCGAGAACCTCTTCCTGAACCGGCAGAGCGCCGGCGCGGTGCAGCCCATCCGCTGGAAGCAGCTGCGCCGACGTGCCGAGGAACTGCTCGGCGAGTACGGCGTCGCCGTCGACCCCGCCGCTCGGGCCAAGGCCCTCACCGTCGAGCAGCGGCAGTTCGTGGAGATCGCCCGGGCCCTGTCGTTCGGCGCTCGCTTCATCATCCTCGACGAGCCGACCGCCAAACTCGACGCCCGCGGCATCGACCGGCTCTTCGAAAAGCTCCGCGACCTCCAGCGCCAGGGTGTCGCCTTCCTCTTCATCTCCCACCACCTGCAAGAGGTGTACGACCTCTGCACCACGGTCACGGTCTACCGCGACGCGAGCCACATCCTCACCGCACCCGTCGCCGAACTCGGCCACCAGGCCCTGGTGGAGGCCATGACCGGTGAGTCCGCTGCCAAGGTCACCGCCACCGCGGGCGGGCCCCCCGCCGCGCGATCCGACTCCAGGGAACTGCTGACGATCGACGGCCTGACACTGCCCGGCGTCTGCGAGGACCTGTCCCTCTCGGTCCGCGCCGGCGAGGTCGTCGGGCTCGCCGGCGCCACCGCCAGCGGCAATGTGCAGGTGGGTGAGGCCATCGCCGGTCTGCACCGCACCAAGACAGGCCGCATCTCCGTCGGCGGCAAGACCGTGCGCACCGGAAGTGTGCCGTCCGCCCTCACCGCCGGAGTGGGCCTGGTCCCCGAGGACCGCCACCTCCAGGGCCTGGTCAACAACCGCAGCGTGGCGGAGAACGCCACCCTGACCGTCACCGACCAGCTCGGCCCGTTCGGCACGGTCCTGCCCGCCCGTACCAAGGCGTTCGCCGAACGCATGATCCAGGACCTCGACATCAAGACTCCAGGAGCCGCCACGCCGGTCTCCGCGCTCTCCGGCGGCAACCAGCAGAAGGTCGTCATCGCACGGGCGCTGGCCACCGACCCTCAGGTACTGGTGGCGATCCGCCCCACCAACGGGGTGGACGTCAAGTCCAAGGAGTTCCTCCTGGGCCGCATCCGGCAGGTTGCGGACGGCGGCAAGGCAGCGCTCGTCGTCTCCGACGAACTGGACGACCTCAAAGTGTGCGACCGGGTCGTCGTCATGTTCCACGGCCGCGTGGTCGCCGAGTTCGACCGCGGCTGGCAGGACGACCACCTCGTCGCCGCCATCGAAGGGGTCTCCGGCGACGCACCCCCCGCCACCACGTTCCCCGTATCCGCCGTACCCGCCTCATCCGGCGCAGACGAGCACGGAAGGTAG
- a CDS encoding FadR/GntR family transcriptional regulator translates to MALTDEAIDKIKAMIVDGELAPGSRLPKEEILAGQLGLSRNSLREAVRALTAMRILITRQGDGTYVSSLEPHLLLESLSFAADVSHGHTALQLLQVRRLLEPQATGQAAALLKEEDLKELRNILNRSRTVATVEEFVAHDIAFHLRIVEAVGNPVLSLLLQVLSTRTQRVRIVRGSQTRQALNNAHQDHEQILDALQSRDALLAAAAATVHITAVEQWLAASLTDDPMQVIDD, encoded by the coding sequence GTGGCACTGACGGACGAGGCGATCGACAAGATCAAGGCGATGATCGTCGACGGCGAACTCGCGCCCGGCTCACGGCTGCCCAAGGAGGAGATCCTCGCCGGACAGCTCGGCCTGTCCCGGAATTCGCTGCGCGAAGCGGTCCGGGCGCTGACCGCCATGCGGATCCTGATAACCCGTCAGGGCGACGGAACGTACGTCTCCAGCCTCGAGCCCCATCTCCTGCTGGAAAGCCTCTCCTTCGCCGCAGACGTCTCGCACGGCCATACGGCTCTGCAGTTGCTCCAGGTACGACGGCTGCTCGAACCGCAGGCGACCGGGCAGGCCGCCGCGCTACTGAAGGAGGAGGACCTCAAGGAACTGCGCAACATCCTCAACCGGTCCCGGACCGTCGCCACGGTGGAGGAGTTCGTCGCCCACGACATCGCCTTCCACCTCAGGATCGTCGAAGCGGTCGGCAACCCCGTGCTGTCGCTGCTGCTGCAAGTGCTCTCCACCCGCACGCAGCGTGTCCGCATCGTCCGCGGCAGCCAGACCAGACAGGCCCTGAACAACGCCCATCAGGACCACGAGCAGATCCTCGACGCGCTTCAGTCACGCGACGCCCTGCTCGCCGCCGCTGCGGCGACCGTCCACATCACGGCCGTTGAGCAGTGGTTGGCCGCCAGTCTGACCGACGACCCGATGCAGGTCATCGACGACTGA
- a CDS encoding aldo/keto reductase yields the protein MRTTTLGGCTVEVTQLALGCAGLGNLYQPVTDEAALATVEAAWDAGIRTFDTAPHYGLGLSERRLGSALRGRPRDTYTVSTKVGRLLVPNPGGGAGDDLADGFAVPATHRRVWDFTADGVLRSLEASLDRLGLDRVDIVLLHDPDEHAEQALREAYPALERLRAEGVVGAIGVGMNQSALPARFLRETDIDVVLLAGRYTLLDQDGLTELLPEAAARGRSVMIGGVFNSGLLTAPRPGATYDYAPAPGPVLDRALRLLAVCERHGVPLRAAALRFPFGHPAVASVLTGARSPLEVRDTVEQLRRPIPDALWDELRAEDLLTPGTPVPVATSSKEPS from the coding sequence GTGAGGACCACCACGCTGGGCGGCTGCACGGTCGAGGTCACGCAGCTCGCGCTCGGCTGCGCGGGCCTCGGCAACCTCTACCAGCCGGTCACCGACGAGGCCGCCCTCGCCACCGTGGAGGCGGCCTGGGACGCCGGAATCCGCACCTTCGACACCGCACCCCACTACGGGCTGGGCCTGTCGGAGCGGCGGCTCGGCTCGGCACTGCGCGGCCGCCCCCGGGACACGTACACCGTCTCCACCAAGGTGGGCCGGCTGCTCGTGCCGAACCCGGGAGGCGGGGCCGGTGACGACCTCGCCGACGGCTTCGCCGTCCCGGCCACCCACCGCCGCGTCTGGGACTTCACCGCCGACGGCGTCCTGCGCTCGCTGGAGGCGAGCCTGGACCGCCTCGGACTGGACCGGGTCGACATCGTCCTGCTGCACGACCCGGACGAGCATGCCGAGCAGGCCCTGCGCGAGGCCTACCCGGCGCTGGAGCGGCTGCGTGCCGAAGGCGTGGTCGGGGCGATCGGCGTCGGCATGAACCAGTCCGCGCTGCCCGCCCGCTTCCTGCGCGAGACCGACATCGACGTGGTGCTGCTGGCCGGCCGCTACACCCTGCTGGACCAGGACGGCCTCACCGAACTGCTGCCGGAGGCCGCCGCCCGCGGCCGGAGCGTCATGATCGGCGGGGTCTTCAACTCCGGGCTGCTCACCGCCCCCCGGCCCGGCGCCACATACGACTACGCCCCCGCGCCCGGGCCGGTGCTCGACCGCGCGCTGCGCCTGCTGGCGGTGTGCGAGCGCCACGGCGTGCCGCTGCGCGCCGCCGCGCTGCGCTTCCCCTTCGGCCACCCCGCGGTAGCGAGCGTCCTGACCGGCGCCCGCTCCCCACTCGAGGTGCGCGACACGGTCGAACAGCTGCGCCGCCCTATCCCGGACGCGCTGTGGGACGAACTGCGCGCCGAGGACCTGCTGACCCCGGGCACCCCCGTCCCCGTAGCCACGTCGTCGAAGGAACCGTCATGA
- a CDS encoding SDR family NAD(P)-dependent oxidoreductase produces the protein MTDLSGLRAVVTGGAAGIGLATARALAARGAAVAVLDLEPAGVPQPLLGLKADVSDDASVRAAVEAAATGLGGIDILVNNAGIGAIGTVEDNPDEQWHRVLDVNVLGIVRTTRAALPHLRRSAHAAVVNTCSIGATAGLPQRALYCASKGAVLSLTLAMAADHVREGIRVNCVNPGTADTPWVGRLLDAADDPEAERAALNARQPMGRLVTADEVAAAIVYLASPAAASVTGTALAVDGGMQGLRLRPAAQS, from the coding sequence ATGACGGATCTGTCAGGTCTCAGAGCGGTCGTCACCGGAGGCGCTGCCGGGATCGGGCTCGCCACGGCCCGCGCGCTGGCCGCGCGGGGCGCGGCGGTGGCAGTACTCGACCTCGAACCCGCCGGTGTGCCACAGCCGTTGCTCGGCCTCAAGGCCGACGTGAGCGACGACGCCTCGGTGCGCGCCGCCGTGGAGGCCGCGGCCACCGGGCTGGGCGGCATCGACATCCTCGTGAACAACGCGGGCATCGGCGCCATCGGTACCGTCGAGGACAACCCCGACGAGCAGTGGCACCGCGTCCTGGACGTCAACGTCCTCGGCATCGTCCGCACCACCCGCGCCGCGCTGCCCCATCTGCGGCGGTCCGCGCACGCGGCCGTCGTCAACACCTGCTCCATCGGCGCCACCGCGGGCCTTCCACAGCGCGCCCTGTACTGCGCCAGCAAGGGCGCCGTGCTGTCCCTCACCCTGGCCATGGCCGCCGACCACGTCCGCGAGGGCATCCGCGTCAACTGCGTCAACCCCGGCACCGCCGACACGCCCTGGGTGGGCCGGCTGCTGGACGCCGCCGACGACCCGGAAGCAGAGCGTGCCGCGCTCAACGCCCGCCAGCCCATGGGCCGTCTGGTCACCGCCGACGAGGTCGCCGCGGCCATCGTCTACCTCGCGAGTCCCGCCGCGGCCAGCGTCACCGGGACCGCGCTCGCGGTGGACGGCGGCATGCAGGGGCTACGGCTGCGCCCGGCGGCCCAGTCGTGA
- a CDS encoding sugar ABC transporter substrate-binding protein, with amino-acid sequence MKLAHTRSTAAAATAVLAVLALATACNRESSTSAASGGDKPAIGIDLPRSDSDFWNSYAEYMRRDIKTDNTNALPLSNSQNDVTKLVANVQVFQNTGAKAVVMAPQDTGAIASTLDTLASKKIPVVSVDTRPDKGDVYMVVRADNRAYGTKACEFLGKQLGGKGKVAELQGALDSINGRDRSEAFAACMKTKFPKIKVFELPTDWKGDVASAKLQSLLAQNPDLNGIYMQAGGVFLQPTLALLEQKKLLKPAGQKGHISIVSNDGIPQEFDAIRKGKIDATISQPADLYAKYALYYAQAAADGKTFKPGATDHDSTIIKLPNGLEDQLPAPLVTKDNVGDETLWGNNVG; translated from the coding sequence ATGAAGCTCGCTCACACCCGCTCCACCGCCGCAGCCGCCACCGCCGTCCTCGCCGTGCTGGCCCTCGCCACCGCGTGCAACCGCGAGAGCAGCACCTCGGCCGCCTCGGGCGGTGACAAGCCCGCCATCGGCATCGACCTGCCGCGCTCCGACTCCGACTTCTGGAACTCCTACGCCGAGTACATGAGGAGGGACATCAAGACCGACAACACCAACGCGCTGCCGCTGAGCAACTCGCAGAACGACGTCACCAAGCTGGTCGCCAACGTCCAGGTGTTCCAGAACACCGGCGCCAAGGCCGTCGTCATGGCTCCGCAGGACACCGGCGCGATCGCCTCCACCCTCGACACCCTCGCGTCGAAGAAGATCCCCGTGGTCAGCGTCGACACTCGACCCGACAAGGGCGACGTCTACATGGTGGTCCGTGCCGACAACCGGGCCTACGGCACCAAGGCCTGCGAGTTCCTCGGCAAGCAGCTGGGCGGCAAGGGCAAGGTCGCCGAGCTGCAGGGCGCGCTGGACTCGATCAACGGACGTGACCGCTCCGAGGCCTTCGCTGCGTGCATGAAGACCAAGTTCCCGAAGATCAAGGTGTTCGAGCTGCCCACCGACTGGAAGGGCGACGTGGCCTCCGCCAAGCTCCAGTCGCTGCTCGCCCAGAACCCGGACCTGAACGGCATCTACATGCAGGCCGGCGGCGTCTTCCTGCAGCCGACCCTGGCCCTGCTGGAGCAGAAGAAGCTGCTCAAGCCCGCCGGGCAGAAGGGCCACATCAGCATCGTCTCCAACGACGGCATCCCGCAGGAGTTCGACGCCATCCGCAAGGGCAAGATCGACGCCACGATCTCCCAGCCCGCCGACCTCTACGCCAAGTACGCGCTGTACTACGCCCAGGCCGCGGCGGACGGCAAGACCTTCAAGCCGGGTGCGACCGACCACGACTCCACCATCATCAAGCTGCCCAACGGCCTCGAGGACCAGCTCCCCGCGCCGCTGGTCACCAAGGACAACGTCGGCGACGAGACCCTGTGGGGCAACAACGTCGGCTGA
- a CDS encoding fumarylacetoacetate hydrolase family protein, whose protein sequence is MKLLRVGAPGEERPAVRTDDGRLLDLSSVTPDIDGVFLSSGGVVRARAAVAAGNLPELDAGGLRVGAPVTRPGKVICVGLNYRDHAAETRAPIPPRPVVFMKDPGTVVGPCDEVLIPRGSVKTDWEVELAVVIGQRARYLDGPAAARTVIAGYAVSHDVSEREFQLEYSPQWDLGKSCETFNPLGPWLVTADEVGDPQDLGLHLSVNGVKRQGGHTSDMIFPVDHIVSYLSQYMVLEPGDVINTGTPAGVALGLPGTPYLRAGDTVELSVDGLGSQRQTFGQA, encoded by the coding sequence GTGAAACTGCTACGAGTCGGCGCGCCCGGTGAGGAGCGGCCGGCGGTCCGTACCGATGACGGCCGGCTGCTGGACCTGTCCTCGGTGACGCCGGACATCGACGGTGTCTTCCTCTCCTCCGGGGGAGTGGTCCGGGCCCGCGCGGCGGTCGCGGCGGGGAATCTGCCCGAGCTCGACGCGGGCGGCCTGCGGGTCGGCGCACCCGTCACGCGCCCCGGCAAGGTCATCTGTGTCGGGCTGAACTACCGTGACCACGCCGCCGAGACCCGAGCGCCGATCCCGCCGCGTCCGGTGGTGTTCATGAAGGACCCGGGCACGGTCGTGGGCCCCTGCGACGAGGTGCTGATTCCCCGCGGCTCGGTGAAGACGGACTGGGAGGTCGAACTCGCGGTCGTCATCGGACAGCGAGCGCGCTACCTCGACGGGCCGGCCGCCGCGCGGACCGTGATCGCCGGCTATGCGGTCAGCCATGACGTTTCTGAGCGGGAGTTCCAACTGGAGTACTCGCCGCAGTGGGACCTGGGCAAGTCCTGCGAGACCTTCAATCCGCTCGGCCCGTGGCTGGTCACCGCGGACGAGGTCGGCGATCCGCAGGACCTCGGCCTGCATCTGAGCGTCAACGGTGTGAAGCGGCAGGGTGGCCACACCAGCGACATGATCTTCCCGGTCGACCACATCGTGTCCTACCTGAGCCAGTACATGGTCCTCGAGCCGGGCGATGTGATCAACACCGGTACGCCCGCGGGCGTGGCCCTGGGCCTGCCCGGCACCCCCTATCTCCGCGCCGGCGACACCGTCGAGCTGTCCGTCGACGGCCTCGGCAGCCAGCGCCAGACTTTCGGCCAAGCGTGA
- a CDS encoding L-fuconate dehydratase — translation MTAISARITAVDTFDVRFPTSRELDGSDAMNPDPDYSAAYVVLRTDAGDGLEGHGFTFTIGRGNDVQVAAIDALRPHVVGRSVQDLCADPGSLNRDLIGDSQLRWLGPEKGVMHMAIGAVVNAAWDLAAKREAKPLWQLLADADPEWLVSQVDFRYIADALTPEEALTLLREGRTGRAEREAILLERGYPGYTTSPGWLGYSDDKLTRLAKQAVADGFTQIKLKVGADLDDDIRRLRTARAAVGDGIRIAIDANQRWNVDEAIGWTNALAEFAPYWIEEPTSPDDVLGHATVRRAVAPVKVATGEHVQNRIVFKQLLQAGAIDVLQIDATRVGGVNENLAILLLAAKFGVPVCPHAGGVGLCELVQHLSMFDFLALSGTTENRVIEYVDHLHQHFTAPVVMREGHYTAPLAPGFSATMREESLAEYRYPDGTFWVADRAGQEDAG, via the coding sequence TTGACTGCAATCTCCGCCCGGATCACCGCGGTCGACACCTTCGACGTCCGTTTCCCCACCTCACGGGAACTGGACGGCTCGGACGCGATGAACCCGGACCCCGACTACTCCGCGGCCTACGTGGTGCTGCGCACCGACGCCGGTGACGGGCTCGAAGGCCACGGCTTCACCTTCACCATCGGACGCGGCAACGACGTCCAGGTCGCCGCGATCGACGCGCTGCGGCCGCATGTGGTGGGGCGCTCCGTCCAGGACCTGTGCGCCGACCCGGGCTCGCTCAACCGCGACCTGATCGGGGACAGCCAGCTGCGCTGGCTCGGCCCCGAGAAGGGCGTGATGCACATGGCGATCGGCGCCGTGGTCAACGCCGCATGGGACCTGGCCGCCAAGCGGGAGGCCAAGCCGCTGTGGCAACTGCTCGCCGACGCCGACCCCGAGTGGCTGGTCTCCCAGGTCGACTTCCGTTACATCGCCGACGCCCTCACCCCCGAGGAGGCCCTCACCCTCCTGCGCGAGGGCCGGACGGGGCGCGCCGAGCGCGAGGCGATCCTGCTGGAGCGCGGCTATCCCGGGTACACCACCTCCCCGGGCTGGCTGGGCTACTCCGACGACAAGCTCACCCGGCTCGCCAAGCAGGCCGTCGCCGACGGCTTCACCCAGATCAAGCTCAAGGTCGGCGCCGACCTCGACGACGACATCCGTCGGCTGCGCACCGCCCGGGCCGCCGTCGGCGACGGCATCCGCATCGCCATCGACGCCAACCAGCGGTGGAACGTGGACGAGGCGATCGGCTGGACCAACGCCCTCGCCGAGTTCGCCCCGTACTGGATCGAGGAGCCCACCAGCCCCGACGACGTCCTCGGACACGCGACCGTACGCCGGGCGGTGGCGCCGGTGAAGGTCGCCACCGGCGAGCACGTGCAGAACCGGATCGTCTTCAAGCAGCTTCTCCAGGCCGGCGCCATAGACGTCCTCCAGATCGACGCGACACGCGTCGGCGGCGTCAACGAGAACCTCGCCATCCTGCTGCTCGCCGCCAAGTTCGGCGTACCGGTGTGCCCGCACGCCGGCGGGGTGGGACTCTGCGAGCTGGTGCAGCACCTGTCGATGTTCGACTTCCTGGCGCTGTCCGGCACCACCGAGAACCGGGTCATCGAGTACGTCGACCACCTCCACCAGCACTTCACCGCACCCGTGGTGATGCGCGAGGGCCACTACACCGCGCCGCTCGCCCCGGGCTTCTCCGCCACGATGCGGGAGGAGTCCCTCGCCGAATACCGCTACCCGGACGGGACGTTCTGGGTCGCCGACCGCGCCGGACAGGAGGATGCGGGATGA
- a CDS encoding L-rhamnose mutarotase: MRLALHTKVRADRIEEYEAAHREVPEELTAAIRAAGVREWTIWRSGTDLFHVLEVEDYQAMIAELDKLPVNITWQARMAELLDVVHDYSAQGADASLPVVWEL, encoded by the coding sequence ATGAGGCTCGCCCTGCACACCAAGGTCCGTGCCGACCGCATCGAGGAGTACGAGGCCGCGCACCGTGAGGTGCCCGAGGAACTCACCGCCGCCATCCGCGCCGCAGGGGTGCGGGAATGGACGATCTGGCGCAGCGGCACAGACCTGTTCCACGTGCTGGAGGTCGAGGACTACCAGGCCATGATCGCCGAACTCGACAAGCTGCCCGTCAACATCACCTGGCAGGCCCGGATGGCCGAACTCCTCGACGTCGTCCACGACTACTCCGCGCAGGGCGCGGACGCCTCGCTGCCGGTGGTGTGGGAACTGTGA
- a CDS encoding ABC transporter permease yields the protein MPATTDLTEPAVSPAEPAAAAATRRRVHLGRFRELSLVPAILVLMLIGFIVSPAFLTADNLIGVAQQSTELSLLVLATTFILISGRMDLSLESTIGVAPVIAVWLVLPTSGGRFDGLGLLPEWTAVPLCLLVGALIGAVNGFLILKLRLNGFIVTLGALTMLRGLQVALSEGQSIVDLPPSFTYLGKASWLGAPAAIWVCGLLFAIGGSALAWLRHGRALYAIGGNAEAARTAGVRVDRIVWIVLIIGSVLAAFAGILYTGHYGSISATQGSGWIFQVFAATVIGGVSLNGGKGSVFGALTGVLTLQLVVNVMTLAGVPPLWNQFLNGAIIIVALIISRFASGEKQE from the coding sequence ATGCCCGCCACCACAGATCTCACCGAGCCCGCAGTGAGCCCGGCTGAGCCGGCCGCCGCGGCCGCCACGCGCCGCCGGGTCCACCTCGGGCGCTTCCGTGAACTGTCCCTGGTCCCGGCGATCCTCGTCCTGATGCTGATCGGGTTCATCGTCTCGCCGGCCTTCCTCACCGCCGACAACCTCATCGGCGTCGCTCAGCAGTCAACAGAGCTGAGTCTGCTGGTGCTCGCCACGACCTTCATTCTGATCTCCGGACGGATGGACCTGTCCCTGGAGTCCACCATCGGCGTGGCCCCCGTCATCGCCGTATGGCTCGTCCTGCCGACCAGCGGCGGGAGGTTCGACGGGCTCGGCCTCCTTCCCGAGTGGACGGCCGTCCCGCTCTGTCTGCTGGTCGGCGCACTCATCGGCGCCGTCAACGGCTTCCTCATCCTCAAACTGCGCCTCAACGGCTTCATCGTCACCCTCGGCGCCCTGACCATGCTCCGCGGCCTGCAAGTCGCTCTCTCCGAGGGCCAGTCCATCGTCGACCTTCCCCCGTCCTTCACCTACCTGGGCAAGGCATCCTGGCTCGGCGCGCCGGCCGCCATCTGGGTGTGCGGGCTGCTCTTCGCCATCGGCGGCAGTGCGCTGGCCTGGCTCCGGCACGGCCGGGCGCTGTACGCGATCGGCGGCAACGCGGAGGCGGCCCGCACCGCGGGCGTCCGTGTCGACCGCATCGTGTGGATCGTCCTCATCATCGGCAGCGTCCTCGCCGCGTTCGCCGGCATCCTCTACACCGGCCACTACGGCTCCATCTCCGCGACGCAGGGCAGCGGCTGGATCTTCCAGGTCTTCGCCGCGACCGTCATCGGCGGCGTCAGCCTCAACGGCGGCAAGGGCTCCGTATTCGGCGCGCTCACCGGTGTACTGACCCTTCAGCTGGTCGTGAACGTCATGACACTGGCGGGCGTACCTCCGCTGTGGAACCAGTTCCTCAACGGGGCCATCATCATCGTCGCCCTGATCATCTCCCGCTTCGCCTCCGGTGAGAAGCAGGAATAG
- a CDS encoding amidohydrolase produces the protein MTATDTGPGFVDAHHHVWDLSVRDQDWISGDELAPLRRDFTLGDLEPEARAAGVTATVLVQTITVPEETPEFLALAARSELVAGVVGWTDLTAPDVAGTLAKLRAGPGGEHLAGIRHQVQGEPDPRWLVRPEVLRGLSAIAEAGLVYDLVVKPHQLAAAVEAAERLPGLTFVLDHLGKPPIASGELAPWAQQIRSLAALPNTVCKLSGMVTEADWDFWTIAALTPYADTVLDAFGPGRLMFGSDWPVCRLAATYAEVIAVARVLTAGLSPAERHDVFTGTAMRTYDLPVTARPAPPRETPCA, from the coding sequence GTGACCGCAACCGACACCGGGCCCGGCTTCGTGGACGCCCACCATCACGTGTGGGACCTGTCCGTCCGCGACCAGGACTGGATCAGCGGAGACGAACTCGCCCCGCTGCGCCGCGACTTCACCCTCGGTGACCTGGAGCCGGAGGCCCGCGCCGCCGGGGTCACCGCCACCGTGCTGGTGCAGACGATCACCGTGCCTGAGGAGACACCGGAGTTCCTGGCCCTGGCCGCGCGCAGCGAACTGGTCGCAGGAGTCGTCGGCTGGACCGACCTGACCGCCCCCGATGTCGCCGGGACCCTCGCGAAGCTGCGCGCGGGTCCCGGAGGGGAGCACCTGGCGGGCATCCGCCACCAGGTGCAGGGCGAGCCGGACCCGCGCTGGCTCGTACGCCCCGAGGTACTGCGCGGCCTTTCCGCAATCGCCGAAGCGGGACTTGTCTACGACCTCGTGGTGAAGCCCCACCAACTGGCAGCGGCCGTCGAGGCCGCGGAGCGCCTGCCCGGCCTCACCTTCGTCCTCGACCACCTCGGCAAGCCGCCCATCGCGTCCGGCGAACTCGCCCCCTGGGCGCAGCAGATCCGCAGCCTCGCCGCCCTCCCCAACACCGTCTGCAAACTCTCCGGCATGGTCACCGAAGCCGACTGGGACTTCTGGACCATCGCGGCCCTCACACCGTACGCCGACACCGTGCTCGACGCCTTCGGGCCCGGGCGGCTGATGTTCGGCTCCGACTGGCCCGTCTGCCGGCTCGCCGCCACGTACGCCGAGGTGATCGCCGTCGCCCGCGTGCTGACGGCCGGGCTGAGCCCGGCCGAGCGTCACGACGTCTTCACCGGCACGGCCATGCGGACCTACGACCTGCCCGTCACCGCACGGCCGGCCCCGCCCCGG